The Cellulomonas shaoxiangyii sequence AGCGCGTGACGTTCCGCGTGCCGACGACGCGGCTCGCCCTCGCCGACCGCCGCCTGGTGCGCGTGGTCGAGCCGGGCGAGGTCCACGTCTGGGTCGCGTCGCACGCGGCCGTCGCGGAGCCCGCGGCGGTCGGCGACACGACGGGCGGGGCGATCAGCAGCAGCCGCGCGCGCACGGTGCGTACGCTGCCCGGGGCCTCCACGCCGCGTGCCGTCCTGCACGTGACGGGCGAGGTGCACGAGATCTCGGCGGCCGACCGCCGCATCGTCGACGTGGAGGTCAACGACGCATGAGTACCGTCACCAACCCGCTCCTGCCCGGGTGCTACCCGGACCCGTCGATCTGCCGGGTGGGCGACGACTACTACCTCGTCACCTCGACGTTCGAGTACCTGCCCGGCCTGCCGGTGCTGCACAGCCGTGACCTGGTGAGCTGGGAGCAGATCGGGCACGTCGTCGACCGCCCGGGGCAGCTCGACTACACCGGGGTCGCGTCGTCCGGCGGCCTGTACGCGCCCACGATCCGGCACCACGACGGGGTCTTCTGGATCATCTGCACGCTCGTCGACCAGCGGGACGCGAGCCGGGGCGGCAACTTCCTCATGACGGCGACGGACCCGGCCGGCCCGTGGTCCGACCCGGTCTGGCTCGACGCCGGCGGCATCGACCCGTCGATCTTCTTCGACGACGACGGCCGCGTGTGGGTGCACGGCACCCGCCTCGCCCGCGAGCCGCGGTGGCACGACCAGACCGAGGTCTGGGTGCGCGAGCTCGACCCGGTGAGCAAGTCGCTCGTCGGGCCCGAGCACGTGATCTGGCACGGCGCCGTCGAGGGCGTCGTGTGGGCGGAGGCGCCGCACCTGTACAAGGTCGACGGCACCTACTACCTGCTCGCGGCGGAGGCCGGCACCGAGTTCCACCACGCCGAGAGCGTGGCGCGGGCCGACTCCGTCACCGGCCCGTACGTCGGGTACAAGGGCAACCCGGTCCTCACCCACCGCCACCTCGGCCGGGGCAGCGACGTGGTCGGCACCGGGCACGCCGACCTGGTGCAGGCCGCCGACGGCAGCTGGTGGGCCGTGCTTCTCGCCATGCGCACCTACGGCGGCTACCACTACCCGCTGGGGCGCGAGACCTTCCTCGTCCCGGTGGAGTGGGAGCAGGGGTGGCCGGTGTTCGCGCCGGGCGTCGGGCGTGTCCCCACCGAGGTCGACGTCCCGTTCGCGACCGACCCGAGGCCGGGCCTCGTGCAGGGCGGCACGTCCGGCGTCGTGCCGTCCGCCGACCCGCGGTGGACGGCCGTGCGCGCGCTGCCGACCGAGGTGGCGACGCCCGCCGGCGACGGCTGGGACCTGCCGCTGCGCGCGGCGACCCTCGCCGACGTCGAGGTGCCCGCGTTCCTCGGGCTGCGGCTCCAGCACCGCGACGCCGACCTGACGGCGCGGGTGCGCGCCGACCTGGCCGACGGCGAGGAGGTCGGGCTGGCCGTGCGCCAGTCCGAGAAGGACCACGTGCGGCTGGCGGTCGGCCCCGACGGCGACGGCCTGCGGGCGCGCGTGGTGCACCGGCAGCGCGGCGAGGACCGCGTGCTCGGGGAGACGTCGCTCGCGGCGGGTGCGGGGGCGACGCTGACGCTCTCCGTGCGTGCACGTGGCGCCGACCTGGAGCTGCTCGTCGGCGCCGGTGACGGGGCACCCGTCGTGGTGGGCACCGCCGCCACCACCGACCTCGACACCGTGGCGACCGGCGGGTTCCTCGGGCTGTGGCTCGGGGTCTACGGCACGAGCGCCGGGCGTCCCACGCAGACGGTGGCGCACGTCGACGGCGTGGAGTACGTCCCGGCGGTCTGACCCCGGACGCGGACGGAGGGGGACGGCCACGCGGCCGTCCCCCTCCGTCGTCCCGCGCCCCGTCCCCCGCGGGTCAGCGGCGGCGCGGTGCGGGGTCGGTCAGCGCCGGGTCGGTCAGCGCCGGGTCGTCCGCGACGGTCCACCACGCGCGCCCGTCCGCCGGTCCACCGGCCGCCACGGGCGCGCGGACGCCGCGCGCGCGCCCGACGCGCAGCGGGGAACCGGTCGCCGAGTGCACGAGCCGCACGCGCGCGCCCGACCGCCAGCAGCTGCCTGCCTCGACCTCGACGCGCCACGTGTCGCCCGCTCCGGGCCCGACCGCGGGGCCCATGGGGGACAGGGTCAGGCCCGCGCCCGTGCGGGAGTCCACGAGCCGCACGGCGTCGCCGTCGACGATGGGCGGGGGGCGGTGCCCCGGCCGCCCCGACGGGTCCGCGTCCGGCGCGCGGGGGCCGCGCGGCTCCGCGGCCGGCGCGCGGGGGCCGCGCGGCTCCGCGAGGGCCGCGGCCGGCGCGTGGTCCTTGCCGACCCGGTCGTCCGCGTGCGCCACCAGCAGCACCGTCCAGGCCGGCGCGACGTCGGCGCAGGCCACGGCCGTCGTCCCGCGGGGCCCGAGCGACCGCCCGCTCCACACGTGCAGCAGCCCGACGGCGTCGCCGTCCCGGACCGGCCGCGAGGGGTGCCGCGACGCGCTCGGGAGCGCCGGAGGCCGGCGGGCGGCGTACGCGTGCAGGAAGAGCGCGCGCCACGTGCGCCCGTCGGACCCCCGCCAGCCGGTGCCGGTGTCGGTCAGCGTCACGTCGTCGCCGGGGTGGTTCGGATCGAGGACGTGCAGGCGCAGGCGGCCCGCGCCGTCGCGGTCGTGCGCGTGCGCGACGACCTGGTGGTTGTCGCCGGCGTGGACGACCCCGCGTGCGACGACCAGGCCGAGCACCACCGGCCGCCCGGCGGTGAGCGCCGACACGACGCCGGGGACCTCCGCTCGCGTCAGCGTGCGCACGCCGCGCAGCGGGCCCGCGTCGCCGTCCGGCAGCACCGACCAGGTGAGGAACCGCAGCGCCGACCACGACGCGAACGAGTCGAGCTGCCGGCGCTGCAGCAGGTCGGCGACGAGGTGGCCGTCCGGCGGGACGCGTCCCGGCGCGAACAGGCGTGCGGGCCAGTGCGGCGCCGGCCGGCCCGCCAGCAGGTGGTCGAGCGACGCGTACGACATGCCGCCGCACCGCCCCGCGGTGGCGACGCGCGTTCCCGTCGGCAGCGTCGCGAGCACGTTGACGAACCCGTTCGCGAACGCGAACGCCGCCGCCCCGGGCTCCACCCGTCCCTCGTCCACCCCGCACCTCCGCGTCCGAGACCGCGACCACGGCCGCCCCGAGCCTGCCACCACGCCGCCCCACCACGTCCACCCCCGCCCCACCACCCCCGCCCCACCACCCCCGGGTTCACCGCCGTCGGCGGCGGCGAACCCGGAGATCGTCAGCGGCGCGGCACCCCGGTGCTGAGGAGCTCCGGGTTCGGCGGAGGGGATCCCGGCAGGACGACGACGGCCCCGGTGCCGGAGCACCGGGGCCGTGTCGGTCCCTACCTCACGGTGGGCCGGCGGGGGAACGACGGCCCGCCGCGCGTCAGCCGATGGCCGCCTGGACCTCGGTGACGAACTGCTCGGCGCCCTGCTCGGGAGTCAGGGAACCGAAGAGCACCTCCTGGTTGACGCGGCGGATGATCTCCGCGACCTCACCGGCACCGACGGGGGGCACCGCGGGGCCGTCGACGATCTCGTCCTCGAGGTCCGCGAGGAACTCGGCGGCGAGCTTGTCGGTCTCCGCGAACTCGTCCTGGACCGCGGCGCGGACGTCCGTGTTGGCCGGCAGGCCACGGTCGGACAGCAGGATCTCGCCGGCCGCCGTGTCGTTGAGCAGGAAGTCGACGAGCAGCGCCGCCTCCTCCGGGTGCTCGGAGCGCGCCGAGACGGAGTAGTACATGGCCGGCTTGAAGTACATGCCGGTCCGCTCGCCGGCGGCCTCGCCCGGCACGCGCAGCAGCTGCAGCTCGCGGCCGGACGCCTCCTGGATGGCGGTGAGCTGGTTGGACCAGAACCACGCCATCGCACCCTTGTTGGTGCCGATGAGCGACTGCTCCGGGCCGCCCGCGTCGACCTCGACCGACGTCGCCGCGTCGGGCGTGCCGCCGCCCGTCTGCATGTCGAGCGAGTGCTGCCACCACTGCGCCATCGTCTCGGGCTCGAACCCGAGCGTGCCGTCCTCGGTGTACAGCGCCTCGCCCTGCTGGCGGGCGAAGATCGAGAAGCCCGGCTCGTTGAAGCCGTAGTCCTGCGCGCCGCGGATCGCACCGTCGGTCTTCGTGCTGATCTCGTTCGCGATCTCGACGTAGTCGTCCCACGTCCACGTGGAGTCGTCCGGCATCTCGACGCCGGCCTCGGCGAACGCCTGCGGGTCGGCGACCACGGAGTACACGTTGACCCCGGTGGCGACGCCGTACAGCTTGTCGTCGATGGTCCCGGAGGCGAGCACGTTCTCGTCGATCTTGGACGTGTCCACGTCGAGCTCGTTGACGTCGGCCAGGACGCCGCGGTCGGCGTAGTCGGCCAGGAACCGCTCCTCCTGGGTGATGACGTCCGGCGCGTCGCCGCCCGCGACGCCGACGGCGAGCTTGTCGAAGTAGCTCGTCCAGTCCGTGTAGTCGGGCTCGACCGTGATGTTCGGGTACTTCTCCTCGAACGCGGCGATGACCTCCTGGGTCAGCGCGTGCCGGCTGTCCGAGCCCCACCACGACCAGCGGATCGTGACGGGCTCGTCCGAGTCGGAGCCGGGGTCGCCGCTCGGGGCGGCGCCGCCGGTGTCGCCGGAGCCCCCGGCGCAGGCGGTCAGGACGAGGGCGCCGGCCGCGAGCAGCGCTCCGGTTCGCAGCAGGTGACGACGGGGGTTGGGGGTGCGCATGGCTCTCCTTGGGTGAGCGGACGGCGGTGTCCGTGCAGGGATGGGGAGGTGCTGACCGCTGTTGTGCAGGGGTGGTGCTGTGCGTGGGCCGGGACGGCTACTTGATGCCGGTCGTGGCGATGCCCTTGACCAGGTACTTCTGGCCGAAGAGGAAGGCCAGGAACACGGGGACGATCGACACGATCGACATGGCGAACATCGGCCCCCACGAGCTCTGGCCCGTGGAGTCGAGGAAGGTGCGCAGCGCGACGGGTGCGGTGTGCATCTCGGGGCTGGTCAGGAAGATCAGCTGGCTGAAGAAGTCGTTCCAGGTCCAGATGAACGTGAAGATCGCGGTGGTGGCGAGCGCCGGCAGCGCGAGCGGCATCATGATCAGCGTGTAGATGCGCCCGTGCCCGCAGCCGTCGAGCCGGGCGGCCTCGTCCAGCTCGCGGGGAATTCCGCGGAAGAACTGCACCATGAGGAACACGAAGAAGGCGTCCGTGGCGAGCAGCTTGGGCACGACGAGCGGCCAGAACGTGTTGATCCAGCCCACCTGCGAGAACATGATGTACTGCGGGACGATGATCACGTGGATCGGCAGCATGATCGTCATGAGCATGATGGCGAACCAGACCCTGCGGCCCCGGAACTCCAGGCGCGCGAACGCGTAGGCGGCCATCGAGCAGGCGATGAGGTTGCCGACGAGGGAACCCAGCACCACGATCGCCGAGTTCATCAGGTAGTGCCCGAACGGCCTGCCGAGCGCGTTCCAGCCCTCGGTGTAGTTCGAGAGGTCGGTCTCGGCGGGGATGAGCGACAGGTCCCGGAAGATCAGGTCCGTCGGCTTGATCGAGCTCACGAGCAGCCAGATCAGCGGGTAGATCATCACGACCGCGAGGGCGACGAGCCCCACGTGCTTGAGCACGGAGCGGACGTGGGAGCGCCACCGCGAGGGGCGGCGGGAGTGGCCGGCCTCCGCGGCGAGCGCGCTGGTGCGGGCGGCGAGCGCGCCCGGGGTGGCGGTGGCGGGTTCGGTGCGCACGCGGACCTCAGTCATCGTAGAAGACCCAGAACTTGGAGGCGACGAAGTTGATCGCCGTGAGCGCGGCGACGATGAGCACGAGCAGCCACGCCATCGCGGACGCGTAGCCCATGTCGAACGCGGTGAACCCGCGCTGGTACAGGTAGAGCGTGTAGAACATCGTCGAGTCGGCCGGGCCGCCCGTGCCGCCGCTGACGACGAACGCCTGCGTGAACGACTGGAACGCGCCGATCACCTGCAGCACGAGGTTGAAGAACACGATCGGCGTGAGCAGCGGCAGCGTGATGT is a genomic window containing:
- a CDS encoding glycoside hydrolase family 43 protein, which translates into the protein MSTVTNPLLPGCYPDPSICRVGDDYYLVTSTFEYLPGLPVLHSRDLVSWEQIGHVVDRPGQLDYTGVASSGGLYAPTIRHHDGVFWIICTLVDQRDASRGGNFLMTATDPAGPWSDPVWLDAGGIDPSIFFDDDGRVWVHGTRLAREPRWHDQTEVWVRELDPVSKSLVGPEHVIWHGAVEGVVWAEAPHLYKVDGTYYLLAAEAGTEFHHAESVARADSVTGPYVGYKGNPVLTHRHLGRGSDVVGTGHADLVQAADGSWWAVLLAMRTYGGYHYPLGRETFLVPVEWEQGWPVFAPGVGRVPTEVDVPFATDPRPGLVQGGTSGVVPSADPRWTAVRALPTEVATPAGDGWDLPLRAATLADVEVPAFLGLRLQHRDADLTARVRADLADGEEVGLAVRQSEKDHVRLAVGPDGDGLRARVVHRQRGEDRVLGETSLAAGAGATLTLSVRARGADLELLVGAGDGAPVVVGTAATTDLDTVATGGFLGLWLGVYGTSAGRPTQTVAHVDGVEYVPAV
- a CDS encoding ABC transporter substrate-binding protein; the protein is MRTPNPRRHLLRTGALLAAGALVLTACAGGSGDTGGAAPSGDPGSDSDEPVTIRWSWWGSDSRHALTQEVIAAFEEKYPNITVEPDYTDWTSYFDKLAVGVAGGDAPDVITQEERFLADYADRGVLADVNELDVDTSKIDENVLASGTIDDKLYGVATGVNVYSVVADPQAFAEAGVEMPDDSTWTWDDYVEIANEISTKTDGAIRGAQDYGFNEPGFSIFARQQGEALYTEDGTLGFEPETMAQWWQHSLDMQTGGGTPDAATSVEVDAGGPEQSLIGTNKGAMAWFWSNQLTAIQEASGRELQLLRVPGEAAGERTGMYFKPAMYYSVSARSEHPEEAALLVDFLLNDTAAGEILLSDRGLPANTDVRAAVQDEFAETDKLAAEFLADLEDEIVDGPAVPPVGAGEVAEIIRRVNQEVLFGSLTPEQGAEQFVTEVQAAIG
- a CDS encoding carbohydrate ABC transporter permease — translated: MTEVRVRTEPATATPGALAARTSALAAEAGHSRRPSRWRSHVRSVLKHVGLVALAVVMIYPLIWLLVSSIKPTDLIFRDLSLIPAETDLSNYTEGWNALGRPFGHYLMNSAIVVLGSLVGNLIACSMAAYAFARLEFRGRRVWFAIMLMTIMLPIHVIIVPQYIMFSQVGWINTFWPLVVPKLLATDAFFVFLMVQFFRGIPRELDEAARLDGCGHGRIYTLIMMPLALPALATTAIFTFIWTWNDFFSQLIFLTSPEMHTAPVALRTFLDSTGQSSWGPMFAMSIVSIVPVFLAFLFGQKYLVKGIATTGIK